From the genome of Poecilia reticulata strain Guanapo linkage group LG22, Guppy_female_1.0+MT, whole genome shotgun sequence:
acaagaaaaaacaacacgTCTTGTTAATGTGGAAAACCTGACACGTTTGGATGAAATGGAGAAATCCATCTCTCCTATAAAGAGATTCGTAGGATGTAGGATGAGCTTGACAAATCAAGTACAGGCCTCAGAACGAGATCCAAACAAGGATAAATCAAAGATAAGATAAAGCCGAGTACATGGGGGACGCGGTAATCTACAGCGCATCTAGGGAATTATGGGGGACGATAGGGGCTTAAGGCAAAGCATGAAATGGATTTTCGTGTCTTAAATACCTAAAAACGACGAATCCAAGATCTTCTCGGGGTGTCGCGAATCAGAAATCTGACTTGTGGAGGAATTGTGTTTGGTGTTGGGCTTTCTGCTTTGTCATGGCCAGTCAGCGACGGCTCACGTGAGGAATGCAGAGAGACAAAGTAAACTGAAGGGCTCTGCATGAATGTGATCTTTCCTGTTCAAAATGAAACAGTGGATCAGAGGCATTTGCCTTTCATCTAAAGCGAAACAACAgcttcaaaacagaaaagcaggaCTTTGTTTAGGAACCTAACAGCTAAAAAAGATCTGTACTTAAACAAAGGGAGTAACTTATCTTAACTCTTATAATCAGCAGTAAAAgcagatatgttaaaaaaacaaattagcatGTCACACATGGAAGTTTCTCCAAAGACGCTGAAGCAGAGAAAGTCACTGTAAGCTTGTTtgttcttatgttttatttaaacataatgtGGATGGGGTTTTTTTATCATCAGACTCATTTTTTATGTTAGTCTGGTTTGCATATTAAAACTTCAAGATGCAAATAAGAAGAAGTGCTTGGATCAGAGACCCTCACTGATCAACCTCAGCAGTTTTGAGGATCTCAAAAGGGGAGATGCAAACCCAGAAAGAAATGGAGGACGATCCAAATGGATcgaaagaaaaaaggcaagaTATTCAGCCAATGGTTGGTCAGAGAGGATCTAATATGATCAGGTTCCTCAGTTACCTGTGAGTACTGCAGCAAACAGTTGTGAAGCCAAGCTATTGTTGGcaaaaatccccccaaaaatgaTATTGCTGTAAAAACACATGGTGAAGAGCTTCCAGTGCATATTAAGAACCCACTAACTGCAACACAAAGTTAGGATGCAGCTTTATCTGGACTCatgaaagcaaaatgtttcctttggCATCTGGTGAGAGCAGACTGTTTGTCAGACTGTGAAGCACGGCGGCTCACGTATGATGGCATGGGgattcttttttccccctgttgtGGAATAATGTCTATTTATCACATACCAGGAATGATTGAATCAGATAGAATCGATCGTTTTACTTAAAGAAGATGCCAAGTTGCCTTTTAGGACAATGCAGTGAAGCAGGTGTCACAACAAAATGAGACCAACAAACCCGGCGGGAAAAGCGTCATAACCCGGTGCATGGATTTTAATAGGCTGCAGACTTGGGTCAACATGTGTGAAATACAAGTGGTCGGAGATCGCGGATGCAGAGGAGCGGTGTAGACGTGTTTCCGTGAACTCTCGGTGGTGAACTCCAGTAGCTCCTTCATCCTGGAAATTTTCTCATGACTTCTGTTTATATAAGAGTATTGAGGACACTGGGGATATTTTTGTATGGCAAGCTATAATTTTcgataagaaaaacaaaagaaaagcacgGCTCAGACCTCCCGACACGCTACAACCACAAAAAACATGGTGGACGGAGCAAAAGAGATGCTTTCCACGCGTCTGCAGGCTATCAAGGAAACTAAGGACGAGCTCGCAATGCACATTGACAAGAAAACAGCCGACATACAAGCAACCATAATGAATATCGAGACATCCTTATCTACATTGGCAGAACAGGTTGAGGAGACTGAGTCACAGGTGGGCGCAAATGAGGACGACATTAAAGAGGCACGAGATCGTGTtggaaaaatggaaaagctCATTACAGGCATCAAAGACAAAATGGACGAGCTGGAAAATCGCAGCAGGAGGTTGAACATCAGAATCTTAAACATACCGGAGCAAGCTGAAGGTCGAGACGCGGTAGGATTTCTGGAGAAGGCTGTACCTCTTATCCTGGGGGGCAAAAACTTCTCTTCGCCTATCATCGGGCAATAACAACGGCTTTAAATACCTGGGTATCCAAGTGGGTAAATCGGAGGattacatatttaaacaaaattatacaaagttaatggaaaaaactaaacttaacTTCCAAAGATGGATGGATCTACCTTTATCACTCATAGGCAGAATCAATACCATTAAAATGAATACTTTGCCTAAATATATACATCTGTTTCAATGCCTTCCAATAACTATTCCCAAAAAGTTTTTCAGAGAGCTTAACAAAATTATGAATTCCTTCATATGGCAAAAGAAGAACTTCAGGGTTAAGATAACCTCGCTACAGGCTCAGTATTCAAGGGGTGGATTGAATCTTCCAAATTTTAGTAATTACTACACCGCCTCTCAGTACAGACCAATTTGGATCTGGCTACATGCAGAAAAAAGCGAAGCCAGATGGATCTCAATAGAGCAACATGAGATGAAGCATGTGCCCTTAAAGGATATTCCATTCATAGGCGATAGGAAAAGCCTGGCAGCACTGACTGACAACACAATAATTCTGAACACATTTACCACCTGGGAGAAGTCTCACTCACTTTTAgatgtaaatattaatttccTTAGAAGAACACCCTTGTGGGGCAACTCTAATCTTTCAAATCATATTGCTGATTCTACATTGCAGGTTTGGAGAAATAGGAAAATGTAAGTAGTAGCTGACCTGTATATTAATGATGCGCTAGCTAACTTTCAACAATTGAGTAAGAAGTTTGAtcttcctaaaaaaaatttttaagttCTTACAGATCAGAGGTTGGATTAAAGAGTCTAGCGAGACATTTCCAGCAATCCCGGTTGAAACCTGCCTTGAATCATATTTATGTCACAAGCTAGACAGTTCAACAGAAGGATTGACGTCCTCTATGCACGGCATACTTAATGGAACACTACCAATACATCAGGAGGCTAAAAGCAAAAATGGGAAATGGAAATTGGATGTGTATATGAGGAAGAGGATTGGAGTCAACTATTAGAACAGTCACAAACCATGTTTATTTCTACAAACCATAGACAAACTCAATTTAATATATTCCATAGGACATATTACACTCCGTATAGATTGAAtaagatggacaacaaaattTCTTCCAAATGTCAGAGATGCAAGGTGACCAATGGGGACCTTCTGCATATGCTATGGTATTGTCCAATAATAGGAAACTTTTTGAAACACATGATTGAGATCACATCAAGAGTTGTGGGACATCAGATTGAACAAGAACCCAAGGTGTGGATTTTAGGAGATTTAACAACTATTAGAATAAATTATTATAAGGAATACTTTATTCTTCTTGCAAgcacagcagcaaaaaaatgtattttgaaaaattggaaatctgaaaaatcGCCACCAATAAGACATTGGATTGATGAGTTGGTGTCTTACTGTAAACCGGAAAAGATTCTTTATAATATGAGAGGAAAACAAGCAGCATTTGGGGCAATATGGGGCCCCTTCATGGAAATGTTATCATCTACGGATGTGACTGACCGGGATGCAGAATGACTCTTTTTTGGATTAGCTCAAACATAAGCTGGCAGTACTATGGTTGTGTAATCATATTAGTTGGACCTGTATTATCCTGTAAGTGAGAGACGTAGAGGGTGGGGGGGCCTGAGGTGGAtgggtggaggtggagggggagaaagaaagaataaataatgacTGATTTATTGACACTTTAATAGGCATGACCAGTTGTGTTGAATAGTTGTCAGgttattttgaggttttgctattgtgtttgtttttcacccaGTCTCTTAACAATGTACCAAATATAATTGTTTGTCatgcattttgaaaatgaatagaaataaagctgtttaaaaaaaaatacaagcgGTCATGTAACTTAATATTAGTTAAATGATTCACAGGAAAGCTTTATCTAccaatatttttcagtttatgtaGTAAATGCTTGAGCTGGTCAAGGAAACGACATACGGTatatcattactgatataaatttgttataaaagtattactgattgcactttaaaaattaggtaactttatgttattaaaggtaaagtttaaacagtaatgatttcttggttaatgtcaagttgtcataacaaagacattttgaataaagtcaactttgtattaaaagtgtcataatttaccaaatgacgctttatggcaacagtcataaatattcatgttcatgacaggtgttatgtcatgcttatgaaagtgtcatgacagtcttattcaccccccttcaaataaagtgttagcaaaatatcaataaatactTGATATTAAATGACTCAAACTGGCATCAGAGATAGAAATCTTGGTTGGAGTCAGTGTAGAAAGTGATCAAGTCGAGGCAAAAGGAAAACCCAGGGAGGGTAAAAATATGtcactaaattaaaatatttaaaacctgcaAGAGATGAAAAACCTGCCCTGTTAACCAAAGTGCATATTCAGGCATTAACACCACAATAGAAACATTCCAGAGCGAATGAATCTTACATTGAACGTAGGCCCTGTGTCAGCGACCAGATAGGCAAGGATCTCCTCTTCACTCATCTGCTCTATAGCGGTGGCGTCGTAGGCCGTCACCATGGACACCTCCTGCATCATCGCGCCCGGATTTCCGAAACAGACCCCCCAACAGTCACAGTGCTTCTGCGTGAAGCCCAAGATGCAAAACCAGAAAAGCCAAGAACGTCCACCTGCAGACGCAGGAGAGTGACTGGAGAGATGTGAAGCAAGTTCAAAATGATTCTGACCCCGTCGTTTTAACTTGCTCTGAAGACACAGCcgtccacaaacacacacacacacacacatgcacacaaaagaTCTTAAAAGGCCAGAGGGGAGGTTGAAGTTCACGACTCCCGGAAGGAAAGAAACTGTTTGCAGTCCAAAGGTGAGAAATCTTCCCACAGCAACACCAGAGACAGGTGAAGTGTGTGTTACGGTGTGTGTGGGCAGCACCAGGTTCAGCAGGGTTTATATATGACCTGAGAGTGTGTGAAAGGTAAGACAGCTTTGGACACGCCCACGgttgtgtttacatttcttatCTCACCTGTCCTCTTCTCTGACGCACAAATCCAGCTGTTTACGACCTGCAAGTGTCCATTTAGCCGAgttaaatggtttaaaaatcatttatataggtttaaagaagaaactgtttttttttttgttttttgtttttcacatgcactttgtttttttaccctCCCTTTTATTCACACTCTGACATGACGCCGTGTGAACCTGCTAGACTTGTCGAGTCAAACCTGCCATGCGTGTAAGAAGTAAATGATGTGGCATCTGTGATATTTTTCCCAGGGGGTGTTGGTGAGGTAACTCTATTATAGTCATGGGCCGAGCGACCAGACCGGAGAGCAAACAGGCCCAGCAGGTAGGTAGGGCGACGCATAACGATGCAGAACAACAGAGAAGTCTCTGCCGCGCCGCGCCGCCTGTACGCAGCCCAACACTTTCATCCTGCAAAGTCCCAGCTTAATGCGAGTTTCTCTTAATTTCTCCATTTGACTGAAGTCTGTCATTTCCCTCCAGGACAAAGCCACTGTTACGCCCCCCAAAGTCTCACTTCTCTTGTTGATTTTCACTTCTGTGTTTGAGTTTACTGGTTGTTTTTCTCACATCTGTATCCCTTTGTGGTCAATATATTGTGTATAGAAATATTTCTCCACTGAACCTGTGACTTCAACACATTGTGTCTTGTCCCCTCTGAGTCACAGTAGGAAAATATGcgcacgcaaaaaaaaaaagccaagggagacatataaacatttattttctcctcataataataataataataataataataataataataataataataataataataataaaaaggtgTGAACAGGTGGAGGGTTTTCTCACTCTACCAGGGTGAACCAAAAGATAACCCATCGATACCGCTGAAAGGAAATCagagaaatctgaaaataagAGCAAACTGATGAACAAAAGCACAGAGCTTCATCTGCCAGAGAAAAGAATGACATTGTGCTGCATCATGGAAACACAAAAGTGCATTTGAAACAGCAAATTGAAAAGCTCTGCGTCGACAACATGATGCAACAGGAGGCCGGCgccttaaagaaaaaaaacaaaaaaaaaaaagctttcattcACATGgaaatttttccacatttgtattttgttgaggTTTTGTGCAGAAGACCAACGCAAgtattttacaagaaaaaatgcTTATATGCCTCCATTCCCCTTAACTCTCCTACCCTGAAGTAAAATCTTCTGAATTCAGAAAGTGTGGAAGAAGCccaacagtgaaacatggtggtggcagcatcatgctggggcGATGCCTGCTCAGGAAATGAATGGTGCTAAACACGAGGCGACcctggaagaaaaactttttagaaGCTGCAAAACACTTGAAACTGGAGAAGATGTTTCACCTTCCGCCTGGATAAAGACCCTGAACACAGCCAGAGCTAAATGAACGGTTTGGATAAAAGAATAATCGTGTgttagaatgacctagtcaaagcctgagcctaaatccaattgagaatctttGGGGGTGTTGATGTTGACTGATGTTATCCACCTAGTTTGACAGAATTGaagttattttgtaataaaaaaagagggaaaaaaacccccgAAAAAGTTTGGAAGAATAActgatattttctttaaaacaaaatgggagTGACATTTCCCACGTTTTTAATAGTAAAacctttgcttgtttgtttttcctttctttcactGCTTcgctctgctttgtgttggtccacgGCACGAAACCCCGAAACTGACAGGAaagttgtgacaaaatgtgacgaACGGACCATGAATACTTGTGCAAATCACTCGTTTGTGGCAAAATACCATTTCTTAAATAGACGTCTTGGCAGTGGTATATTTGTTTATCTGAGCACAACGTTTATCATATTCTTTTAGGAATGTAAAATTCCATCTCTAAATATAAATTTCCTGTTCCTACTTACAGTACCGCattttttctgacagaaaaaaacaacaacaaaagaaaaaaacacaggaatacAAAGAGAACATAAAATAGAAGAGtaggaaataaaacaacaataatattcaCCAGAAGCTTCACAAAAATACATATCAATTCAGGCATATACTGTGAAATAACACTGCATCTTGTTACTGTACCGTGGCAGACAGGATGGCTTTCTTAAATCACTAAAATATAGCACACAATCTTACttaatgttagatttttttctctcgttatcacttaaaaaaaaaaaaaggattgtcCTTTTTCTTTCGTCTGAATTCGCAAACAAGAAAAGACTCACAGCACCACCAGCTTTTACACCGTGAAGCagacacttttctttttaatagtcTGGCTTCCCTACATTTACCAGAATAGAGATCTTTACTAAAACACATGTGATACTTTCTTTGTTGACTGAAactaacaggaaaaaaaaaaacaacaaaataaaaacaaaactgcaagaTGCACAGAATTGCATAAAAACTCCCCTTTTCGTTCCGTTTCACCTCAGGACAAAACTCCACGGTGAGTTTCTATTACTGGTAAACGACGACGCCGAGTAGAAAACTGGTAGCCCTCATGTGCAATAGGCTGACAGGCCGAGGGAAGGCGGGGTTCACGCTGCGAGTGTCTTGAGTTAACATCCgggaagagaaagagaaacagaaactgaaccGATGTGGAGGAAAGTCCTTTATATGAAGAAACCAACACATGAGCACAGACCGATCATGTGCCTTCATTGCTAATCAGATTTTAACTCTCGGTTCCcattctgcttcctgctgatatgagaggttaaaaaaaaacaaacaaaaaaaatccatcagtCACTTAAGCTTGAACTAAGAGTCAGGAATTCCCTCGACTCTTCATGCGTTCAGTTTGAGAGAAGAAGAGTGAACCTCAGATCTGCCGACAATCTTAAGCGACATTATTTACACAAATTTGGTGCAACGTCATTCCTAAACCACAAAGATGGCTCCCGCACAGGCTTCTGCAATCGGcgcgatgatgatgatgatgatgatgatgatgatgatgatgtgcaCATACACCTCTAGTGGTAGGGGAAGCCCATGTTTTTCAGCGCTATGCAGAGATTACTGGTCGTGTAGCATATTTTCTACCGGATGCAGCAAAAAAGTGACTTTAATCTAGACTGACGGAGGTTTGGCGAGCCgtgttgttttactttaaagggGGCTGTTATGTAAAATTGGCTTCTttgtttgagctttacatcatgttataatgttattccgcCGCTCAGCTCCTTGAGACTAGCAGCGGCACACTAAAATAATAAACCTTCAAACAAATTATGGATTTATATGTTTTACCCTATGTTGCAATTTACAAATCCTTGGATTTCGTAGTCTGGAAACTCGTTTATCCTTACTGGTGCAGTGGTCTTGCCTCTGATGGAGTCACCGGTGATTTAGCCCCATAGCTGTGGAAGAACAGTCTGCCATTCActggagaggaaaagaaatccTTGCTGCAGCGTTTGTGAGCTGCTGCAGGATTTTGTTGCCCACACAGGAGCTCTTGTCAGTGGGCTGAGTCTGTGGGTGACTGTGACTAAAGTCGGAATGTGCAATAATCTAGGTGTTATTGTGCcgtgttttaataaattaacttttgttgttgttcttatAAACGGCTTGTGCAAGTAAAGTTAAGTGTgttggtgtgaatgtgtgtgaagAAGAGTCCAGTGAGGAGAGAGTCAGACGTCGGTGCTGTAGGGGCGCGGCGGGGGAGGGAAAGCGTCCGAGGGGTTGTAGTAGCTCAGAGGGGACGAAGTCGGGGGGTTGACGGGCAAAGGGAGAGACGCTGACGGGTTTTCGTAGTAGAAGCCCAGCCGCTCCCCTCCGTTGCGCATGTCGTCTGTGAGCCCAGAGCGGACGGGGTACGGCGAACACGAGGGGCAGGGGCTGTGGTGCGAACCCGAGTCCAGCTGGTCCAGGGAGACGGGCGTGATGTCGGTCCCGTCCATGGCCAGGGCGTTGCAGGCGTTGCAGGGGAAGTGAGACAGAGGATCCGCTCCCGCCACCGAGCCCACGTCCGCCTCGGACTCGTTCTTCTTACAGCAGTAATACTGGCGCAggtcgagagagagagaaggagagagagagagagagagagtgagagagagagagacagagagagagagagagagagagagagagagagagagagagagagagagaaggtcAGACACTTTTCCAGGATGTTTTACGCAGCGAGACTCGGCGGCTGTGTCAAAGAAAAAGTGCCACAGTTGGAAATTAGCTCGTTCATGTGCATTCGAAGATTATTTTTGGGGAAGATAAGCTTGTGtgctgaagaaaacatgaacgCAATCATTTAAGATTTTTAGTAACGAGATTCAGAAATTATTGTAATGATcccactttttcctcttttagtGTTTAATGTACATCATGATgcacaaacacattaaaaggctgatataacatttaaaaatatgtttctgagATGGGTTCACTGGCGATACATCTGGTTAGGACacctaaaaagctaaaaaaaaaaaaaaaaattactttttactaTAACTATCTCAGATtgaaaaatagtgaaaaatacACCTTGTAAATAATACTATAATATATAAAACTAACAAATTCACCCCTAGCAATCCCTTTCTGTAATcataacattaatatttaattcatgcatatattttttttcttttatggggGCGTCTAATTAGCACATTAATGTTGCAACTTTGCACATAATGCAGAATAATAAGGCAGATAATAATCTATAAGGTTTATTCTTAGGGAACAAGAAAACCAAGCAAGTAAACCATTGTACATTACTTAGTGATTTagtgatttatatttataaataatcaATTATAATGAATTTTAGGTCAAAATCCATATAAACTGATTCATTTTCGCTTTGCCACAAAACTTGGCATCTTACGTGCAGATTGAGACAGAAAACAATGGTTGGAGCTG
Proteins encoded in this window:
- the LOC103458462 gene encoding protein FAM163A-like, which translates into the protein MSAGTIVISGGILAGVILLCIVAVLCYCRLQYYCCKKNESEADVGSVAGADPLSHFPCNACNALAMDGTDITPVSLDQLDSGSHHSPCPSCSPYPVRSGLTDDMRNGGERLGFYYENPSASLPLPVNPPTSSPLSYYNPSDAFPPPPRPYSTDV